A genome region from Manihot esculenta cultivar AM560-2 chromosome 5, M.esculenta_v8, whole genome shotgun sequence includes the following:
- the LOC110615830 gene encoding spastin isoform X2, translating to MAGSSFRQIASIKSPSSRHILKQVSSSTSNFKQDLSQKSPRSTRNNVVIRNQTDKPASSKPILDSGSSYDAKLVEMINTAIVDRSPSVKWDDVAGLEKAKQSLMEMVILPTKRRDLFTGIRRPARGLLLFGPPGNGKTMLAKAVASESQATFFNVSASSLTSKWVGEAEKLVRTLFMVAISRQPSVIFMDEIDSIMSTRLANENDASRRLKSEFLIQFDGVTSNTNDLVIVIGATNKPQELDDAVLRRLVKRIYVPLPEKNVRRLLLKHKLKGQAFSLPDGDLERLVGDTEGYSGSDLQALCEEAAMMPIRELGSNILTVKANQVRRLNYEDFRKAMTVIRPSLNKSKWEELERWNEEFGSN from the exons TTTcatcatcaacatcaaattttaAGCAAGATCTGTCACAGAAGTCTCCTCGTTCCACTAGAAACAATGTAGTAATCAGGAATCAGACGGATAAACCTGCAAGCTCAAAACCTATTCTAGATTCTGGTAGCAGTTATGATGCAAAATTGGTTGAAATGATTAATACTGCAATAGTGGATAGAAGTCCTTCTGTAAAATGGGATGATGTCG CTGGGCTTGAGAAAGCGAAACAAAGTCTAATGGAAATGGTTATTTTGCCAACTAAGAGAAGAGATTTGTTCACTGGGATTCGGAGGCCAGCTAGAG GTCTGCTTCTCTTTGGTCCACCTGGTAATGGGAAAACCATGCTGGCCAAAGCTGTTGCTTCAGAGTCACAGGCAACATTCTTCAATGTTTCAGCATCTTCCTTAACATCAAAATGG GTCGGAGAGGCTGAAAAGCTTGTTCGGACTCTGTTTATGGTTGCGATATCCAGACAGCCATCAGTAATTTTTATGGATGAA ATTGATAGTATCATGTCAACAAGGTTGGCCAATGAGAATGATGCAAGTAGAAGGTTGAAATCTGAGTTTCTAATTCAATTTGATGGAGTAACCTCTAATACTAATGATTTAGTAATTGTTATTG GTGCTACCAATAAGCCACAAGAATTGGATGATGCTGTTCTAAGGAGACTG GTTAAGAGAATATATGTACCTCTACCCGAGAAAAATGTGAGGAGGCTTCTTTTGAAACACAAACTCAAGGGCCAAGCTTTTTCCTTACCTG ATGGAGACCTTGAGAGACTTGTTGGAGATACAGAAG GATACTCTGGGAGCGATCTACAAGCTTTGTGTGAAGAAGCTGCAATGATGCCAATTAGAGAGCTTGGCTCAAACATTCTGACTGTCAAGGCCAATCAG GTGAGACGACTAAATTATGAAGACTTTCGGAAGGCAATGACTGTCATTAGGCCCAGTTTAAATAAGAGCAAATGGGAAGAGCTTGAACGGTGGAACGAGGAGTTTGGGTCCAACTAA
- the LOC110614614 gene encoding serine/threonine-protein kinase Aurora-3 — translation MNSGSQEQEADNNKRQWSLQDFEIGKPLGKGKFGRVYLAREVKSKYIVALKVIFKEQIEKYRIHHQLKREMEIQTSLRHPNILRLYGWFHDDERIFLILEYAFGGELYKELKKKGHLSEKQAATYIASLTNALAYCHKKDVIHRDIKPENLLLDHEGRLKIADFGWSVQSRSKRHTMCGTLDYLAPEMVESKAHDYAVDNWTLGILCYEFLYGAPPFEAESQKDTFKRIVKVDLTFPSKPPVSADAKDLISRLLVKDSSKRLSLQKITEHPWIIKNADPMGISKSTKQS, via the exons ATGAATTCTGGATCTCAAGAGCAGGAAGCAGATAACAACAAGAGGCAATGGTCCTTGCAAGACTTCGAGATTGGAAAACCTCTCGGGAAAGGAAAATTTGGGAGAGTCTACCTCGCCAGAGAAGTAAAG AGCAAATACATAGTGGCACTGAAGGTAATATTTAAGGAACAGATAGAGAAATACAGGATTCATCACCAATTAAAGAGAGAGATGGAGATTCAGACCAGTCTTCGTCACCCAAATATTCTGCGTCTCTATGGTTGGTTTCACGACGATGAGCGCATTTTCTTAATACTCGAGTATGCATTCGGCGGTGAGCTTTATAAAGAGCTTAAGAAAAAAGGTCATCTCAGTGAAAAGCAGGCTGCAACG TACATTGCAAGCCTCACAAACGCCTTGGCATACTGTCATAAGAAGGATGTGATTCACAGGGATATTAAGCCAGAAAATTTGTTGCTTGATCATGAG GGTCGATTGAAAATTGCAGATTTTGGGTGGTCTGTGCAATCCAGGAGCAAGAGGCACACTATGTGTGGGACACTGGATTATCTAGCACCAGAAATGGTGGAAAGTAAAGCTCATGATTATGCAGTTGATAACTGGACTTTAGGCATACTTTGTTATGAGTTCCTTTATGGCGCCCCTCCTTTTGAAGCTGAGAGTCAAAAGGATACATTCAAAAG GATCGTGAAAGTTGATCTGACTTTCCCTTCAAAACCGCCGGTTTCAGCAGATGCCAAAGACCTCATTAGCCGA CTTCTGGTGAAGGACTCTTCTAAGAGGCTCTCTCTTCAGAAGATCACGGAGCACCCTTGGATAATCAAGAATGCAGATCCTATGGGAATCTCCAA